The following coding sequences are from one Dehalococcoidia bacterium window:
- a CDS encoding LLM class flavin-dependent oxidoreductase — translation MKLAIRCHQGGWSWPQVQAVWREADALGYDGATLYDLLGPGVECWTALTALLATCPRLTGIPLVLANPYRPPALMAKMAATLDRVTGGRLILGLGSGGSEADARAHGLDWRGARARAAALAEAVQAMRALWAGGKTFAGAGLRLSAGSEPAPFTPGGPPVLIGGRGRRHLLRVVGRVADSCNIGFDLAPEGYAPYRALLADYCREAGRDPSALRFTHNATVLIAENGAAYEQALARWSADRDLTVAQGRARLASALAGPPDAIAERLEAYRRAGFAWTFLVFQDLPRLEMTRLFAQTVLPLLAQDTASS, via the coding sequence GTGAAGCTGGCGATCCGCTGCCACCAGGGCGGCTGGAGCTGGCCGCAGGTGCAGGCGGTCTGGCGCGAGGCCGACGCGCTCGGCTACGACGGCGCCACGCTCTACGATCTGCTCGGACCCGGCGTCGAGTGCTGGACGGCGCTGACGGCGCTGCTCGCCACCTGCCCGCGGCTCACCGGCATTCCCCTGGTGCTGGCGAATCCCTACCGCCCGCCGGCCCTGATGGCGAAGATGGCGGCCACGCTCGACCGCGTGACGGGCGGGCGGCTGATCCTCGGCCTCGGCAGCGGCGGCAGCGAGGCCGACGCCCGCGCGCACGGCCTCGACTGGCGCGGCGCCCGCGCTCGCGCCGCCGCGCTTGCCGAGGCGGTGCAGGCGATGCGCGCCCTCTGGGCCGGCGGCAAGACGTTTGCAGGCGCCGGCCTGCGCCTCTCGGCGGGCAGCGAGCCGGCGCCGTTCACGCCGGGCGGGCCGCCGGTGCTGATCGGCGGGCGCGGCAGGCGCCATTTGCTGCGCGTTGTCGGCCGCGTCGCCGACTCCTGCAACATCGGCTTCGACCTCGCGCCTGAAGGCTACGCGCCCTACCGCGCCCTGCTTGCGGACTACTGCCGCGAAGCGGGCCGCGACCCGTCGGCGCTGCGCTTCACGCACAACGCCACGGTGCTGATCGCGGAGAACGGCGCCGCCTACGAGCAGGCGCTCGCGCGTTGGTCGGCCGACCGTGACCTGACCGTCGCTCAAGGTCGCGCCAGGCTCGCCTCGGCGCTGGCCGGCCCTCCGGACGCGATCGCGGAACGGCTGGAGGCGTATCGCCGCGCGGGCTTCGCCTGGACGTTCCTCGTCTTCCAGGACCTGCCGCGGCTGGAAATGACCCGGCTGTTCGCGCAGACCGTATTGCCCTTGCTCGCTCAGGACACGGCCAGCTCGTAG